The DNA segment AACCATTCATTTAAGGGATGAATTTATAAAGCTTGGACAGGCGCTAAAGCTTTCCGGGCTCTGCGAAACCGGCGTGGACGCAAAGTTTGCCGTCCAGGACGGGCTTGTGACGGTCAACGGTGAGGTGGAATACCAGAGGGGAAAGAAGCTGTATCCCGGCGATATCGTTTCGTATGACGGAAAATCATTCCAGGTAGAAAAGTAGGGACGCGGTTCCATGTTCATAAAATCAATCGAACTCTTGAATTACAGAAATTACGGACAGCTACATATGGAGTTCCATGAGGGAACCAATGTCTTATACGGCGACAATGCCCAGGGAAAGACGAATATCCTGGAGGCCATTTACGTCTGCTGCACCACAAAGTCCCATAAAAGCAGCAAGGACAAAGAAATCATCCGCTTCGGGACCGACGAGTCCCACATCAAGCTCAGTCTTGTGCGGGACGGGGTGCCTTACCGGATTGACATGCATTTAAAGAAAAACAAGGCCAAAGGCGTGGCTGTCAACGGCGTGCCCATAAAAAAAGCCAGCGAGCTTTTTGGAATCGTCAACGTGATTTTCTTTTCGCCGGAGGACTTGAACCTCATAAAAAGCGGGCCGTCGGAGCGGAGACGGTTCATTGATCTGGAGCTCTGCCAGCTCAACAAGCTTTATGTGTACAATCTGGTTCAGTACAATAAAGTGGTAGTGCAGAGAAATAAACTTTTAAAAGAAATGGACTTTAACCCGTCCTTAAAGGATACCATGGAAATGTGGGATCTCCAGCTTGTCCGCTACGGAAAAGAGCTGATACGGTTCCGGGAACAGTTCATAAAGGAGCTAAACGGGCTGATCCATGACATCCACTTCAAGCTTTCCGGGGAAAAGGAGGAGCTTTTTCTCCAGTATGAGCCAAACACCACGGCAGAAACCTTCGAGGAAGACCTGGAAAGGAACCGGGCCCAGGAGCTTCGCCAGAAGCTGACGCTTACGGGCCCCCACCGGGACGATTTAAGCTTTCTCGTAAACGGCACCGACATCCGCCGGTTCGGCTCCCAGGGCCAGCAGCGGACGGCAGCCCTTTCCTTAAAGCTTTCGGAGATTGAACTTGTAAAACAGACAGTGAAGGATTATCCGGTCCTTCTTTTAGACGACGTATTATCAGAGCTCGACAGCAAGAGGCAGGAACATCTTCTGTCGGGAATCAGCCATATCCAGACGATCATTACCTGCACGGGTCTGGATGAATTCGTAAACAGCAGATTCCAGATGGATAAAATTTTCAGGATTGTTGAAGGAACTGTGGAGAGCGAAGAGTAAAGGAGGAACTTCATGAGCGCAGAATATGGTGCAGATCAGATCCAGATATTAGAGGGGCTTGAGGCCGTAAGAAAGCGGCCTGGCATGTACATTGGAAGCACCTCTTCCAGGGGACTTCATCATCTTGTATATGAAATTGTAGACAATTCCGTGGACGAGGCCCTGGCAGGCTTCTGTGATTCCATCGATGTCCAGATCAACGCTGACAATTCCATCACCGTCACCGACGACGGACGCGGAATTCCCGTGGACATCCAGAAAAAGGCCGGCATCCCGGCCGTGGAGGTAGTCTTTACCATTCTCCATGCCGGCGGAAAATTCGGCGGCGGGGGATACAAGGTATCCGGCGGCCTTCACGGCGTCGGCGCTTCCGTCGTAAACGCCCTTTCCGAGTGGCTGGAGGTGGAAGTCTACATCGACGGGAAAATCTATAAGCAGAGATATGAGCGCGGAAAAACCATGTACCCGTTAAAGGTCGTTGGAGAGTGCCCGATGGAACAGCACGGGACGAAGGTGTCCTTCCTTCCCGATAAAGAGATCTTCGAGGAGACGGTCTATGACTACGACACCTTAAAGGTGCGTTTAAGGGAAACGGCGTTCTTAACAAAAAATCTGAAGATCACCCTCCGGGACGACAGGGATGAGGACAAGAAAGAAAAGACCTTCCACTACGAGGGCGGCATCAAGGAATTCGTCACCTACCTAAACCGCAGCAACGTGGCTCTTTACGAGCAGGTGATCTACTGCGAGGGCAAGCGGGACGGCGTCCTGGTGGAAGTCGCCATGCAGCATAACGATTCCTACACGGAAAATATTTACAGCTTTGTCAACAACATCAACACGCCGGAGGGCGGAACCCATTTAACCGGCTTTAAAAATGCGCTGACAAAGACGTTCAACGACTATGCGAGAAAAAATAAGCTCTTAAAAGACAGCGAGCCGGCGCTTTCCGGCGAGGACATCCGCGAGGGCTTAACGGCCATCATCAGCGTCAAGATTGAGGAACCCCAGTTTGAGGGCCAGACGAAGCAGAAGCTTGGAAACAGCGAGGCCCGCGGTGCCGTGGATTCCGTCGTCAGCGAACAGCTCACCTATTTCCTTGAACAGAATCCGCAGACGGCAAAGGCCATCGTGGAGAAATCCGTCCTGGCCCAGAGGGCGAGGGCTGCGGCCAGAAAGGCGAGGGATCTGACGAGAAGAAAAACCGTCCTCGACGGCCTGGCCCTTCCGGGAAAGCTGGCCGACTGTTCCAGCAAGCACCCGGAAGAATGCGAAATCTACATCGTCGAGGGAGATTCCGCCGGCGGTTCGGCCAAGGATGCGAGAAACAAGAGCACCCAGGCCATCCTGCCGCTCCGCGGAAAGATCTTAAACGTGGAAAAAGCGAGACTCGACCGGATTTACGGGAACGCCGAAATCAAGTCCATGATTACGGCCTTCGGAACCGGCATCCACGAGGATTTTGATATTACGAAGCTCCGCTACCACAAAATCATCATTATGACTGATGCCGATGTG comes from the Eubacteriaceae bacterium Marseille-Q4139 genome and includes:
- the gyrB gene encoding DNA topoisomerase (ATP-hydrolyzing) subunit B, producing the protein MSAEYGADQIQILEGLEAVRKRPGMYIGSTSSRGLHHLVYEIVDNSVDEALAGFCDSIDVQINADNSITVTDDGRGIPVDIQKKAGIPAVEVVFTILHAGGKFGGGGYKVSGGLHGVGASVVNALSEWLEVEVYIDGKIYKQRYERGKTMYPLKVVGECPMEQHGTKVSFLPDKEIFEETVYDYDTLKVRLRETAFLTKNLKITLRDDRDEDKKEKTFHYEGGIKEFVTYLNRSNVALYEQVIYCEGKRDGVLVEVAMQHNDSYTENIYSFVNNINTPEGGTHLTGFKNALTKTFNDYARKNKLLKDSEPALSGEDIREGLTAIISVKIEEPQFEGQTKQKLGNSEARGAVDSVVSEQLTYFLEQNPQTAKAIVEKSVLAQRARAAARKARDLTRRKTVLDGLALPGKLADCSSKHPEECEIYIVEGDSAGGSAKDARNKSTQAILPLRGKILNVEKARLDRIYGNAEIKSMITAFGTGIHEDFDITKLRYHKIIIMTDADVDGAHISTLLLTFIYRFMPELIKQGYVYLAQPPLYKIEKNKRVWYAYSDEELNNILKEIGRDTNNNIQRYKGLGEMDAEQLWETTMDPERRILLRVTMDEETTSEIDLTFTTLMGDQVEPRREFIEQNAKYGTLDI
- the recF gene encoding DNA replication/repair protein RecF; this encodes MFIKSIELLNYRNYGQLHMEFHEGTNVLYGDNAQGKTNILEAIYVCCTTKSHKSSKDKEIIRFGTDESHIKLSLVRDGVPYRIDMHLKKNKAKGVAVNGVPIKKASELFGIVNVIFFSPEDLNLIKSGPSERRRFIDLELCQLNKLYVYNLVQYNKVVVQRNKLLKEMDFNPSLKDTMEMWDLQLVRYGKELIRFREQFIKELNGLIHDIHFKLSGEKEELFLQYEPNTTAETFEEDLERNRAQELRQKLTLTGPHRDDLSFLVNGTDIRRFGSQGQQRTAALSLKLSEIELVKQTVKDYPVLLLDDVLSELDSKRQEHLLSGISHIQTIITCTGLDEFVNSRFQMDKIFRIVEGTVESEE
- a CDS encoding RNA-binding S4 domain-containing protein is translated as METIHLRDEFIKLGQALKLSGLCETGVDAKFAVQDGLVTVNGEVEYQRGKKLYPGDIVSYDGKSFQVEK